The Blattabacterium cuenoti genomic interval TCATTTCCATATTTACTCCAATGGCCACTCCTTACATATAATTTTTTGGATCCAATGTGAGGAGTAGTTACCATCTCATATCCTGATTTTTTTTGAAGATCAATTAAAAATTTTTCTAAACTATTTCTAATAATTGTTCCTTTTGGCAACCATAATGGTAATCCAGGTCCAACCCTATCAGAGAAAATAAAAAGTTTAAGTTTTTTTCCTATTTTTCTATGATCTACATCAGAATTTTCTTTTGAAGAAAAGACCAATTTTTTCATAAAAAATAATTTACAAGTTTTTTTTATTATTATGATAACAATAAATACAACATTGATGCCATAAAACTTCCTATAACTGGTCCAAATATTGGAATTATTGCATAATCCCAATCACTTTTACCTTTTCCAGGTATAGGTAATATTGAATGCATTATCCTAGGCCCTAAATCTCTAGCTGGATTAAGTGCAGCACCAGTTACTCCTCCTAAAGATAAAACTATTCCTAAAACAACTAAAGAAGAAGGTAATGCATCAATAGATCCAAGTCCTATTAAATGCTTTTTTTCAAATAAGAAAATAGTTCCTTTTTTTACCAAATGAAATGAAATAAAAATAAATATAAAAGTAGTTAAAATTTCACTAGTAAAATTAGAAAAAAAATTCCTTATGGAAGGAACAGTAACAAAAACTGATAACTTATCTTTTTCATTTTTAGTTTCAATAAAATAATCTTTATATAAACACCATACTAAAAAAGATCCTAACATAGATCCAACTATCTGAGAAATTATATAATAAGGAACCAAATTCCAACTAAATTTACCTATAATAGCAAATCCTAAAGTAACACATGGATTTAAGTGACCCCCACTATATGGAGCAGAAACTATAATTCCCATAAATACAGCTAAAGCCCAACCAATTGTAACTGTTAACCATCCTCCATTTTTATTATTTCCTTTAGTTTTTGATAAAACTAAATTTGCTACTACACCATTTCCTAAAAAAACTAATATTGTAGTACCTATTATTTCTGCACATACTTCTGACATATTAACAAATATTGAATTGATATGATAATAAAATATATAAATATATAATATACATACTATTCCTGGTTAGCCCAAGAACGAGTAGTTTTTATTGCTTTTTTCCAACCTTTAATTATATTTTTACTATTTTTCATTTTTTTTGGTTCAAAAATTCTTTCTACCTGCCACTTACCTTGAATATCCTCTAAACTACTCCAATAATTAACTGCAAGTCCTGCCAAATAAGCTGCTCCAGCAGCAGTTAATTCAGAGATTTTAGATTTTACCACTCTTACATTTAAAATGTCCGATTGAAATTGCATTAATAATTTATTAACCGTCGCTCCACCATCTACACGAATTTCTTTAATAGAAATTCCTGAATCTGCTTCCATTGCTTTAAGAACATCCATATTTTGAAAAGCAATACTTTCTAATGCTGCTCGTACAAAATGTGCAGAAGATGTTCCTCTTGTTATCCCCACTATTATCCCTCTAGCCTTATGGTCCCAATAAGGGGCTCCTAATCCAGAAAAAGCAGGAACCATATACAATCCTTCTGTATTTTCTACAGAAGAGGCTATATCTTCAGCTTCATTTGAATATGTAAGTAGTCCTAATCCATCTCTAAGCCATTGGATTACGGCTCCTGCTATGAATACACTTCCTTCTAAAGCATATTGGACCTTATTTTTAATTTTCCATGCTACTGTAGTTATCAAATTATTCTTAGAAAAAACTGGATTTTTTCCTACATTCATTAGCATAAAACAACCTGTTCCATAAGTATTTTTTACCATACCTATTTTAGTACACATTTGACCAAATAAAGATGCTTGTTGATCCCCAGCAATACCAGATATTGGTATTTTATGAGACAAAATATTTCCTGTAGTATATCCAAAAATTTCACTAGAAGATTTTACTTCTGGCAACATTGTAATTGGAATATTAAATAAATTTACCAATTCATTATCCCAATTTAATGTGTGAATATTAAATAACATTGTCCTAGATGCATTAGTTACATCTGTAACATGAATTTTTTTTCCTGTTAAATTCCATATCAACCATGAATCGATAGTCCCAAATGCTAAATTTCCTGAAAATGCCCTTTTTTTTGCTCCTTGGACATTATCTAATATCCATTTAATTTTTGTAGCAGAAAAATAAGGATCTATAATAAGACCGGTTTTTTTTCTAATCATTTCTGTTAATCCCTCTTTTTTAATTTCATCACAATATTTTGATGTTCTTCTATCTTGCCAAACTATAGCATTGAATATAGGTTCTCCTGTTTTTTTATCCCATATTACAGTAGTTTCTCTTTGATTTGTTATTCCTATAGATTCTATATTATCTCCTTCTAAATTTGCTTTTAAAATTGCTTCTAAAGCAACAGAAGCTTGTGTAGACCATATTTCTTCTGCATTATGTTCTACCCATCCTGGATGTGGATAAATTTGTGTAAATTCTCTTTGAGCTATAGAAATAATATTTCCAATCTTATCAAATATAATAGCTCTAGAACTAGTTGTTCCCTGATCTAATGATAGCACATATTTTTTCATATAAAAAAGTAAGTAGAAGTGTTATAATAATTTTTTTATCAATTCTATTCTATATAAAAAATTATGAATAATAGTATTTCATTGCTAATTTTTTAAAAGAATTTACTTGTGATTTTTCCCATTTTTTATCACGAGAAAGCTCTTTAGCCATTAAATTTGCAATTTTTGGTGCAATCTCTATTGATTTTTTTGCATTTAAAAATAATAAACGAAATCTTCTTGCTAAAACATCTTCAATAGTTCTAGCCATTTCATATCTTACCATCCATATGACTTCTGCTTCAGTACATAATGATGAGTAATCAGATTTTTTATTTGAAAATAAAGTATTTCCTAAAAAAGGATTTTTTTTTATTAGTTTTTTTATATTCCACTCATCCTCTCCATATTTTTTCCAATAAAGATCATATTCATTATTATATGAAAAAAAATTAGATCCATAAATTTTAAGATTTTTTGTTATAGATGGCTTATTATTAAATTTTCCTATTTCAATAGCTTTATTTACTGTATCTTCTGCCATTTTTCTATAAGTTGTCCATTTACCACCTATTATACTTATTAATCCAGAAGTACTTACTATAAGTTTATGATTCCTAGATATATCTTTAGTTTTATTTTTATTATCTTTTGATATAAATAGTGGTCTTAATCCAGAAAAAGCACTTAATATATCCTTTTTTTCAGGAAAAAAAATGAAATATTTTTTAAAAGTTTGTAAAATAAAATCAATTTCTTCTTCTAAAGGTATTGGATCAATTACAGTTTTTTTTAAGAATGTATCTGTAGTTCCTACTAAAACATGATCATACCATGGGACACAAAATAAAATTCTTTCATCCGAAGTTTTAGGAATAACTATAGCATTTTTACTACTAAAAAAAGATTTATTTAAAACAATATGAGTTCCTTGACTAGGTTGTATAGATAAAGATGAATCTAAATTATTATCCATTTTTAAAATGGAATCAGAAAATACTCCTGTTGCATTAATTACAATCTTTGATAAAATAGAGTATTCTTTTTTTGTTTCAATATCACATGCTATAACTCCTGATACTTTATTTTTATTTTTTTTTATAAGGTTTTTTACTTTGAAATAATTTAGCAAAATTCCTCCATGTTGTACACAAGTTTGAGCTAAATTAATAGCTAAACGAGAATCGTCAAATTGTCCATCATAATATAGAATTCCTCCTTTTAACTTATGATTATTAATTTCTGGAATAATTTTTATAATTTCATTTTTAGACAAAAACTTAGATTTACCGAAACTTAACGATCCAGATAACCACTCATATAATTTTAATCCGGTCCAATAAAAAATACCCATTTTCCAACTAAAAACTGGAATAATAAATTTTTGTTTTCTAACTAAGTGTGGGGCATTTTTTAAAAGATATCCTCTTTCTCTTAAAGCCTCAAAAACTAATTTAATATTTCCTTGGGCTAAATATCGTATTCCACCATGAATTAACTTAGTACTTCTACTAGATGTAGCTTTGGAAAAATCTGATTGTTCTAAAAGAAGAGTTTTATATCCCCTAGAAGAAGAATCTAGAGCTATTCCTATTCCAGTTGCACCTCCACCAATAATAATAATATCCCAAAAATTTTCATTTTCTAAAATTTTTAGAAATTTATCTCTATTTAAGAAATCTTTCATCATATTTTACTTATATTTCTAATAAAAAGTTAAAATATTGACATTTTTATAATAATTAACGAACAAAATTAAAAATATTTTCAATAAAAGAAAATTTAATTTATAATTAATTAAATTACATTTTTCTTTTATCAAAAATTTCCGAAATAAAATTTTTTATCAAATCTTTTCCAGAATTAGTTTTAATTTTTTTCATAATTTTGTTTATATCTTTGAATTGTTTCAAAAAAAAATTAATTTCATCTAAAGAAATTCCTGATCCTTTTGAGATTCTTTTTTTTCTGCTTATATCTGAAAGTATTTTTGGATTTTTTCTTTCATAAGGAGTCATAGAAAAAATAATAGATTCCATTTTTTTAAAAGATTTGTTATCAATTTCCCTGTTTTTTTGTGGTAAATATTTATCAACTCCTGGAATCATTGAAATTATATTTTTAATATTTCCTATTTTTTTTATTTGCTTTATTTGTTCTAAAAAATCATTAAAGTCAAAACGATTTTTTGACATTTTATGATAAATTTCTTTTGTATTTTTTTCATTGAACTGTTCCTGAACTTTTTCTACTAAAGAAATTATATCTCCCATACCTATAATACGATTAGCTATTCTATCTGGATGAAAAATTTCTATATCTTCTATTTTTTCTCCATTGCTAATAAATTTTATAGGCTTATTAATAATACTAGAAATAGTTATTGCTGCCCCGCCCTTACTATCTCCATCTAATTTTGTCATTACTATTCCGTCAAAATTTAATGATTCATAGAAAGATTTAGCAGTATTTATAGCATCCTGTCCTGTCATAGAATCTATAACAAATAAGATTTCATTTGGATTAGAATGTTTTTTAATAATTTTTATTTCTTTCATCATAATTTCATCAATAGCTAACCTACCTGCAGTATCAATAATTACTACATCTTTCTTCATATCAAATGCATAATCAATAGATTTTTCTACAATATTTGCAATGTGATCATGATCATAGCTATTTATTTTTTCTAAAGAAAAAACAGGAACACAAATTTTTTTTGCAAGAAAATTTAATTGATCAACTGCAGCTGGTCTATGAATATCTGCTGCAACTAATAAAGGGGAATAACCTTTTTTTTTCAAAAAAAAAGATAATTTAGAGGAAAAAGAAGTTTTTCCACTACCTTGTAATCCACAAATTAAAATAATAAAAGGAGTTTTGTAAATATTAAGTTCTACATTTTTTCCTCCCATAAGAGTTACTAATTCATCATATACTATTTTTATAATAAGTTGTCTTGGATTTAAAGAAGTTAAAACTTTTTTACCAATAGATTTTTCTTTTATTTTTTTTATAAATTTTTTAACAATTTTATAGTTAACATCTGCATCTATAAGTGCTCTTCCTACTTCTTTTATAGAAGATGCAAGATTAATTTCTGTAATTTGATGATTACCTTTTAAAACATTAATAGCTTTTTGTATTTTGTCCTGTAAAGTTTTAAACATATAAACAATTTTTTTACATTTTATCTACCATATCTATCCCTAATAAATTCATTCCATATTTTAATATATTACCTGTAATACAAATAATAGTCATATTAGCATTACATTGAATAACATTTAAAGTATCTAATAATTTTTTATTTTGATATAAATTATTAAAACACTTAGATACTTCATAAACATAATTTGCAACTAATGAAGGATTAAAATACATACATGATTTTTTTAATACTAAAGGATATTTACTAAGAATTTTTATTAAATTTTTTTCATATGTATCTAATACTACATTTTTCCAATTAAAATTATTTTTTGTAGGAAATAATTTGAAAAATTTTCTTTCTAAAGAACGTATTCTAGAATAAGTGTATTGTACATATGTTCCAGTTCTACCTTTTAGGGAAATTGATTTATTTATATCAAAAGATATTTCTTTTTTTGGATCAACTTTAAGAAAATGATATTTCAATGCACCTATTCCTATAATATTATAAGTTTTTTCATGAGTGTTTACTGAAGCCTTTTTCAAAAATTTTTTTTTTGCAATAGAAATAATTTCATTTATAATACTATCTACTGTTACAACATTTCCTTCCCTGGATTTCATTCTACCACTAGGAAGTGTTACCATTTCATATGACAGATGATATAATTTATTTACCCAAATAAAACCTAAACGTTTTAATATTGCAAATAGAGTTTTAAAATGATAATTTTGTTCTTTTCCTACTACATATACTAAATTATCTATTTTATATTTATTAAAACGTTTTACTGCATTTCCTAAATCTTGAGTAAGATATACAGATGTTTGATCTGATCTTAATAAAAGTTTATGATAAAATCCTTCTTTAGATAGATCAATCCAAACAGATCCATCTTTTTTTTTGAAAAAAATATTTTTTTCCAGACCTTTTTTAACAATATTTTTTCCAATTTCATAAATTTTACTTTCATATTCTGTTTTGTCAAAACTAATTCCAATCTTATGATAAGTTTTTTTAAATCCATCATAAACCCATTGATTCATTTTTTTCCAAATACTAATAGTATTTGTATCTTTATTTTCCCATTTTATTAACAAATTTCTTGCATCTTTCAAAATTGAAACTTCGTTGTTATTTTTTACATTATTAATTTCTTCTTTATAAATCTTATCAAACAAATTGTAATATTTTCCTACAAAATGATCACCTTTTAATGAACAGTCATTAGGAGTTTTACCTTTTCCAAATTTTATCCAAGCTATCATAGATTTACAAATATGTATTCCTCTATCATTGATAATTTGTGTCCTTATTATATTATGTCCAAACATTTTTAATATTTTAGAAATAAAGACGCCTATTAAACAATTTCTTAAATGACCTAAATGAAGTGGTTTATTAGCATTAGGAGAAGAATATTCTACCATTATTTTTTTAGGATTTTTTATTTTAAGATTATAAAAATTTGAATTTAACATTATATTAATAAGATTAACATAATAATTATCTTTAAAAATAAAGTTTAAAAATCCTTCAACAATGTAAAATTTAACATATCCTTTTAATTTTTCTTTTACATAACTACCTATTATAGACCCTACTTCATTTACAGGTTTTTTTAATTCCTTAGATAAGGAAAATAAAATTAAAGTAAGATCTCCTGAATGATCTTTATTTGTATACTTAAAATCCAATTTTTTATAAACAGGAAATTTATATAAATCATATAATAATTTTTTAACTAATTCTTCTACTAATTGAAAATAATCATTCATAAAAGATTTTTTTTTAAAAACCTCTTTCTATTTTTACTCTCCACCCAAATGGATCATATGATAAATTATGCTGTATGTCTAATAATTTTTTCCTTAAACGAATAGATAATCTTTCAACTTCTGGTAAATTAGGAAAACTAAAAATAGTATTTTTATAACTAATTGATTCAAAAAAATTTATTACTACTGCTGTTCCACAACCAAATGCTTCTTTTAATTCACCTTTTTTTAAACTTTCTATTATTTCTGATACTTTTATATTTTTTTTTTCTACAGTAACGTTTTCTTTTTTAGAAAGAGAAATAATACTATCACAAGTAATTCCACTCAATATACTATCACTTTCCTTTGGAGTTATTAATTTATCCTTAATCAAAAAAAAAACATTCATAGTCCCAGATTCTTCTATTTTTGTATGAGTATTAGAATCTGTCCATAACACTTGGTCAAATCCTTCTTTATTTGCTATTTTTGTAGGATAAAAAGAAGATGCATAATTACCAGATGCTTTAGTAAATCCTATTCCACCTGGAGCGGATCTACTATATTTTTCTTCTATTTTTATTTTTAGAGGTTTTTTATAATAAGAATCAACAGGAGTTGATATAACAATAAACATGTATTCTTCAGCAGGTTTAGCAGATAAAATACCTCTAGTAGCTATTAAAAAAGGACGAATATACAAAGATTTTCCATAATTATTAGGGACCCAATCTCTATCTATGTCTATCAACTTTTTAATTCCATTTAAAAATATGTTTTTTGGAATTTGTGGCATTTCTAAACGTATTGCAGATCTATTAATTCTTTTAAAATTTTCTTCTGGACGAAATAAAAAAACTTCTCCTTTTTTATCTTTATATGCTTTCATCCCTTCAAATACTGATTGTCCATAATGAAAAACAAGAGTAACAGGAGATAACATAATATCACTAAATGGTTTTATAACTGAATTTTTCCACTTTCCATTTTTGAATTCTGAACAAATCATATGATCTGAATAATAATTTCCAAAAGAAATATTATTAAAATCTACTTCTTTAATTCTTGAATGCAAAATTTTTTCTATTTTCATATTTATATCAATTATTATTTATCATTTTCAGTACTTTTTCTACAATGTTTTCAACAGAAGGTTTAGAAAAATAATCTCCATCTGATCCATAAGGTGGTCTATGTTCTTTAGCT includes:
- a CDS encoding MIP/aquaporin family protein; protein product: MSEVCAEIIGTTILVFLGNGVVANLVLSKTKGNNKNGGWLTVTIGWALAVFMGIIVSAPYSGGHLNPCVTLGFAIIGKFSWNLVPYYIISQIVGSMLGSFLVWCLYKDYFIETKNEKDKLSVFVTVPSIRNFFSNFTSEILTTFIFIFISFHLVKKGTIFLFEKKHLIGLGSIDALPSSLVVLGIVLSLGGVTGAALNPARDLGPRIMHSILPIPGKGKSDWDYAIIPIFGPVIGSFMASMLYLLLS
- a CDS encoding glycerol-3-phosphate dehydrogenase/oxidase, with translation MMKDFLNRDKFLKILENENFWDIIIIGGGATGIGIALDSSSRGYKTLLLEQSDFSKATSSRSTKLIHGGIRYLAQGNIKLVFEALRERGYLLKNAPHLVRKQKFIIPVFSWKMGIFYWTGLKLYEWLSGSLSFGKSKFLSKNEIIKIIPEINNHKLKGGILYYDGQFDDSRLAINLAQTCVQHGGILLNYFKVKNLIKKNKNKVSGVIACDIETKKEYSILSKIVINATGVFSDSILKMDNNLDSSLSIQPSQGTHIVLNKSFFSSKNAIVIPKTSDERILFCVPWYDHVLVGTTDTFLKKTVIDPIPLEEEIDFILQTFKKYFIFFPEKKDILSAFSGLRPLFISKDNKNKTKDISRNHKLIVSTSGLISIIGGKWTTYRKMAEDTVNKAIEIGKFNNKPSITKNLKIYGSNFFSYNNEYDLYWKKYGEDEWNIKKLIKKNPFLGNTLFSNKKSDYSSLCTEAEVIWMVRYEMARTIEDVLARRFRLLFLNAKKSIEIAPKIANLMAKELSRDKKWEKSQVNSFKKLAMKYYYS
- a CDS encoding branched-chain amino acid aminotransferase; this encodes MKIEKILHSRIKEVDFNNISFGNYYSDHMICSEFKNGKWKNSVIKPFSDIMLSPVTLVFHYGQSVFEGMKAYKDKKGEVFLFRPEENFKRINRSAIRLEMPQIPKNIFLNGIKKLIDIDRDWVPNNYGKSLYIRPFLIATRGILSAKPAEEYMFIVISTPVDSYYKKPLKIKIEEKYSRSAPGGIGFTKASGNYASSFYPTKIANKEGFDQVLWTDSNTHTKIEESGTMNVFFLIKDKLITPKESDSILSGITCDSIISLSKKENVTVEKKNIKVSEIIESLKKGELKEAFGCGTAVVINFFESISYKNTIFSFPNLPEVERLSIRLRKKLLDIQHNLSYDPFGWRVKIERGF
- the ffh gene encoding signal recognition particle protein, translated to MFKTLQDKIQKAINVLKGNHQITEINLASSIKEVGRALIDADVNYKIVKKFIKKIKEKSIGKKVLTSLNPRQLIIKIVYDELVTLMGGKNVELNIYKTPFIILICGLQGSGKTSFSSKLSFFLKKKGYSPLLVAADIHRPAAVDQLNFLAKKICVPVFSLEKINSYDHDHIANIVEKSIDYAFDMKKDVVIIDTAGRLAIDEIMMKEIKIIKKHSNPNEILFVIDSMTGQDAINTAKSFYESLNFDGIVMTKLDGDSKGGAAITISSIINKPIKFISNGEKIEDIEIFHPDRIANRIIGMGDIISLVEKVQEQFNEKNTKEIYHKMSKNRFDFNDFLEQIKQIKKIGNIKNIISMIPGVDKYLPQKNREIDNKSFKKMESIIFSMTPYERKNPKILSDISRKKRISKGSGISLDEINFFLKQFKDINKIMKKIKTNSGKDLIKNFISEIFDKRKM
- the argS gene encoding arginine--tRNA ligase, whose product is MNDYFQLVEELVKKLLYDLYKFPVYKKLDFKYTNKDHSGDLTLILFSLSKELKKPVNEVGSIIGSYVKEKLKGYVKFYIVEGFLNFIFKDNYYVNLINIMLNSNFYNLKIKNPKKIMVEYSSPNANKPLHLGHLRNCLIGVFISKILKMFGHNIIRTQIINDRGIHICKSMIAWIKFGKGKTPNDCSLKGDHFVGKYYNLFDKIYKEEINNVKNNNEVSILKDARNLLIKWENKDTNTISIWKKMNQWVYDGFKKTYHKIGISFDKTEYESKIYEIGKNIVKKGLEKNIFFKKKDGSVWIDLSKEGFYHKLLLRSDQTSVYLTQDLGNAVKRFNKYKIDNLVYVVGKEQNYHFKTLFAILKRLGFIWVNKLYHLSYEMVTLPSGRMKSREGNVVTVDSIINEIISIAKKKFLKKASVNTHEKTYNIIGIGALKYHFLKVDPKKEISFDINKSISLKGRTGTYVQYTYSRIRSLERKFFKLFPTKNNFNWKNVVLDTYEKNLIKILSKYPLVLKKSCMYFNPSLVANYVYEVSKCFNNLYQNKKLLDTLNVIQCNANMTIICITGNILKYGMNLLGIDMVDKM
- the glpK gene encoding glycerol kinase GlpK produces the protein MKKYVLSLDQGTTSSRAIIFDKIGNIISIAQREFTQIYPHPGWVEHNAEEIWSTQASVALEAILKANLEGDNIESIGITNQRETTVIWDKKTGEPIFNAIVWQDRRTSKYCDEIKKEGLTEMIRKKTGLIIDPYFSATKIKWILDNVQGAKKRAFSGNLAFGTIDSWLIWNLTGKKIHVTDVTNASRTMLFNIHTLNWDNELVNLFNIPITMLPEVKSSSEIFGYTTGNILSHKIPISGIAGDQQASLFGQMCTKIGMVKNTYGTGCFMLMNVGKNPVFSKNNLITTVAWKIKNKVQYALEGSVFIAGAVIQWLRDGLGLLTYSNEAEDIASSVENTEGLYMVPAFSGLGAPYWDHKARGIIVGITRGTSSAHFVRAALESIAFQNMDVLKAMEADSGISIKEIRVDGGATVNKLLMQFQSDILNVRVVKSKISELTAAGAAYLAGLAVNYWSSLEDIQGKWQVERIFEPKKMKNSKNIIKGWKKAIKTTRSWANQE